The Sandaracinobacteroides saxicola nucleotide sequence CGCCTATTATCTGGACGGCATCTATCTGCAGCGCGCCTATCTGGTGGACCAGAAGCTGATCGACGTGTCGCGGATCGAGGTGATCAAGGGGCCGCAATCGGCGCTTTATGGCCGCAACAGCTTCGCCGGCGCGATCAACATGACGACGCGCGAGCCGTCGCTGGATGCGATCGAGGCCAGCGTTTCGGGGACGGTCGGCAATTATGACCGCTATGAGGCGCGCGGGCGGATTTCGGTGCCGCTGATGGCGGGCCGACTGGCGGTGTCGGTGGCGGGCGGCTTCACCAAGTTCGACGGCAGCTGGGCCAATGCCCATCCGCTGGCCAATTCCGATACGGCGAGCACCAAGGGGCGCATCGGCGGCTATGACAATTGGGCCGTGCAGGGCCAGGTGAAGTGGAAGCTGACCGACACGCTGACCTTCACCGGCCTGTGGATCCACACGCAGCGGGACGAGGAAACGCTGGCCGGCTATTCGGTCGGCACCTCCACCCTGCTGTCGCCGTTCAACACGCTCAATGCCTCGCCGCGGCCTGGCCTGACGCCGCCCTTCACCGTGCAGAACCGGCTGTTCGTGGGCGAATTTCCGGCAACGCCGATCGTGGCGGCGGGGGACACCACCCGTCCGGCGGGGCTGTTGACCGATCCGCGCGCGTTCGGGGTGCGCGGGCCGACCGACCTCGCCTCCGCCAAGCTGGAATGGGCGCCGGACAGCGGGCCTTTCTCGGCGGTCGCCTATCAGTTCGGTTATTCGCGGGCGAAGGTGTTCGGCCGGGGATCGCCGCAGCCCAACCCGCTGTCGCCGGTGATCGTGGCGCTGCCGCCGGCGTTCATCCCGGTGAATTTCGGCACCATCTTCGATGAATCGGGCACGGATTCCAGCTTCAAGGGCTTCAGCCACGATCTGAAATTCACGCTGGCGGGCAATGACTGGTGGAATGGTTTCTTCGGCGTGAATTACAGCCGGACGCGGGACATCGCCTCCAACGCGACCAGCTTCGCGCCGGCGAACACGATGATCGAGCCGAACCCGGCGCTGCTGTTCCCGGTGGGGCCGGGCCTGCCCTTCCCGTCGAACCTGTTCCAGCGGACGGGTTATCTGCAACGCGACGAGAATATCCTGTCGGGCTATTTCTTCCTGAAGGTGCGCCCGGCCGACGATTTCGAGGCGACGTTCGAGGGGCGCTATACCAACGAGGACCAGAAGGCGCTCGACCTGCTGACGCGCGAGCCGACCAATGCGGCGGTGCAGGCACTGCTGCCGCCGCGTTTTGCCCAGACCATCAGCTATTTCACGCCGCGGGTCACGCTGACCTATAAATTCTCCTCCAACAACAACATCTACGCCTCGGTGGCGCGGGGGGTGAAGGCGGGCGGGCTGAACGGCAACACGCCGTTCGCGGGCCAGCGCGCCTATGGGTCCGAGAAGAACTGGACCTATGAGATCGGCACCAAGAACAGCTTCATGGACGGGGCGCTGACGCTGAACCTGGCGGCTTTCCACACCGACTGGAGCAATTTGCAGACCAGCGTGGTGCGGCTGGCGGCCAATGGCACGGCGCCGAGCTTCTTCGCGATCGTGCCGTCGACCGTGGGGAACATCGGGGGCGTGAGCATCTGGGGCGTGGAAGGCGACCTGTCCTGGCGGGTCGCCGAGCCGCTGCGGCTGTTCGCCAGCGCCAGCTACAACCGCTCGCGCTACAAGGATGGCAGCTTCAGCCAGCGCTTCGGCGCCTCGGGCAACTGCGACGGGACGGTGTGCGCCACGCAGACCGTCGCCGGGCAGCCGACCGCGGTGCTGAGCGTGAGCGGCAACCAGCTGGAGCGGGTGCCGGATTTCAACGCGGTGGGCGGGTTCAGCCTGGATACCAGCGTGGGTGACGGCGTCGGCCTGTTCCTGCGCGGCGACGTGACCTATAAGTCGAAACAATATATGGACGAGGCGAACCTGAGCTTCGTGCCGGGCCGGACCCTGTTCAATGCCAGTGCCGGGTTCACCGCGGGCGGGTTCGACGTGACCTTCTGGATGAAGAATATCGGCGACAAGAAATATGTCTCGACCGCGCTGTTCCTGATCGGCACCAACGGGGCGCTCTCGGCCTCCTATGTGCCGGTGCTGGGCGAGCGGCGGACCTTCGGGGTGACCGGGGGTTTCAAATTCTGACGCCGGGGCCGGGGCTTGTCACTTATGCGGGTTCCCGGCGGCGGGGACCCGCATTAGCCTGTTGCCATGCCTGAGATTTCCGCCCTGAAAGTCGAGCTGGCCGAACTGGGTGCCCGGACCGAGGTGGGGTTCGACGCCGGCGGGGCCGATGTGGAGCGCATCAAGGCGCTGGCGGCGGCGCTGGAGGGGTTAAACCCGACGGCGGAGCCGAGCCGCGCGGTGGCACTGCTGCGTGGGCGATGGAAGCTGCTCTATTCGAGTTTCGGCTTGCAGCGCGACACGACGCTGGCGCGGCTGAGCTTCAACGTGCTGCCGAAAAGCCCGATCCGGGTGAAGGAGCTGTTCCAGGAGATCGACCCGGCGACGGGCCTTTACGACAATGTGGTGACGTTCGATGGCGAGGACGGGTTTCCCGGTGAGTCGGTGACGCTGGGGGAATATGCGGTGGTCGACGACCATCGGCTGGACGTGCGCTTTACCGAAGCGCTGGTGCTGGGACCGGGGGCGCCGGTGCGGCTGCCGCTGGACAATGCGCGGATCCCGCCGCTGTACAGTGATGTGACCTTTCTGGATGACGGGTTCCGGTTGAACCGGGGGAGCTTTGGCAACCTTTATGTGCTGGAGCGGCTGGATCCGGCGCCGCTGCGCTGGGCCAGAGACGGTTGAAGTCCGCCTTTGGACCGGCCACATTGCAGGGATGACGCTGCGGCTTTCCGTTCTTGACCAGTCGCCGATTGCCGAGGGGGGCAGTGGCGGGCAGGCGTTACGCAACAGTCTGGACCTGGCGCGGCAGGCCGAGGTGCTGGGCTATCACCGTTTCTGGATGGCGGAGCATCATGCGACGCCGGGGCTGGCGAGTGCCTCGCCGGAGTTGATGCTGGCGGCGGCGGCGCGGGAGACGGCGCGCATCCGGCTGGGCACGGGCGGCGTGATGCTGCCGCATTATTCGCCGTTCAAGGTGGCGGAGAGCTTTTCGATGCTGGCGGGGCTTGCGCCGGGGCGGATCGACCTGGGGCTGGGGCGGGCGCCTGGGAGCGACGGGCTGACGGCCTATGCCCTGCAACAGGACCGCGGCCGGCAGGTGATGCAGGATTTTCCGCAGGCGGCGGCGGAGCTTCTCGCCTATTTCGAGGATGATTTGCCGGCGGGACATCCGTTCGCGCATCTGGCGCGGACGTTGCCCGGCGGGGCCGAGACGCCGGATGTGTGGATGCTGGGGAGCAGCCCGGACAGCGCGATGCTGGCGGCGGCGCTGGGGTTGCCCTATTGCTTCGCCGATTTCATCGCCGGGGCGCAGCCGGAGCTGACGGGGCAATACCGGGATGCGTTTCGTCCATCGGTGCGGCGGTCGGCGGCGGAGGCGATGGTGGCGCTATGGTGCATCGCGGCGCCGAGCGAGGCGGAGGCGCGCTGGCTGGCGGGGAGCGCGCGGATGATGTTCGCGCACATGATGATGGGGCAGCTGATCGCGGTGCCGCATCCAGATGTTGCCGCGGCCTGGCTGGCGGCGAACCCACAGGCAGCGGCCGACCGGCCGGGGCGGCGGGTGGTGGTGGGGACGCCGGCGCAGTGCCGGGCGGGGATCGAGGCGGCGGCCGCGGACTATGGCGCGGACGAGGTGATGCTGGTGAACATCCTGTATGACCATGTCGCGCGGGTGCGCAGCTATGCGCTGGTGGCGGAGGCGTTCGAGGGCCGCGCGCTTGCCGCCTGAGCGGGCGCGCGATAGCGATGCGGCATGGCCTTTGAGATAACCAAGCCCGCGCCCGATTTCAGCTGGGCGGATTCGCTCGATTCGATGGAGGGGCTGCCGGCGGTGGCGCCGGAGGCGCGGGCGAAATCCTGGCCGGAGCGGTTGCGCAGCGCGGTGCAGCGGGTGTCACCGGGTGCCTCGATCGCGGTGCTGGTGGCGCTGGCGGCGGCGTGGCTGTCCGACCATTATGGCGCGCCGGTGATGCTGTTCGCGCTGCTGCTGGGGATGGCGGTGAACTTCGCGGGCCAGGACAAGCGGATGCGGCCGGGCATCGATTTTATGGCGCGCACGGTGCTGCGGCTGGGTGTGGCGCTGCTGGGAGCGCGGATCACGCTGGAGCAGGCGGCGGCGCTGGGGGGGCCGACGCTGGCGATGGCGACGGTGGGCGTGGCGCTGACGCTGGGGGCGGGCTGGGTGGCGGCGCGGGTGCTGAAGCTGACGCCGAACTTCGGGCTGCTGGCGGGCGGCGCGGTGGGCATCTGTGGTGCCTCGGCGGCGCTGGCGATTTCCAGCGTGCTGCCGCCGACGCCGGAGCGCGAGCGCGATACGATGCTGACGGTGGTGGGGGTGACGGCGCTGTCGACCGTGGCAATGATCCTCTATCCGATGCTGGCCGCGGCGATCGGGTTGAGCGAGCATCAGGCCGGCATCCTGATGGGGGCGACGATCCATGACGTGGCGCAGGTGGTGGGCGCCGGTTATGGCATCGGCAAGGAGGCGGGCGATACCGCGACCATCGTCAAGCTGTTCCGGGTGGCGCTGCTGCTGCCGGTGGTGCTGCTGATCTCCCTGATCTTTCGGGCGCAATTGGCGGCAGGGCCGAGGACGAGCCGGCCGCCGCTGCTGCCGACCTTCCTGATCGGCTTCGTGCTGCTGGTGGCGGTCAATTCGACCGGG carries:
- a CDS encoding LLM class flavin-dependent oxidoreductase translates to MTLRLSVLDQSPIAEGGSGGQALRNSLDLARQAEVLGYHRFWMAEHHATPGLASASPELMLAAAARETARIRLGTGGVMLPHYSPFKVAESFSMLAGLAPGRIDLGLGRAPGSDGLTAYALQQDRGRQVMQDFPQAAAELLAYFEDDLPAGHPFAHLARTLPGGAETPDVWMLGSSPDSAMLAAALGLPYCFADFIAGAQPELTGQYRDAFRPSVRRSAAEAMVALWCIAAPSEAEARWLAGSARMMFAHMMMGQLIAVPHPDVAAAWLAANPQAAADRPGRRVVVGTPAQCRAGIEAAAADYGADEVMLVNILYDHVARVRSYALVAEAFEGRALAA
- a CDS encoding YeiH family protein; the protein is MAFEITKPAPDFSWADSLDSMEGLPAVAPEARAKSWPERLRSAVQRVSPGASIAVLVALAAAWLSDHYGAPVMLFALLLGMAVNFAGQDKRMRPGIDFMARTVLRLGVALLGARITLEQAAALGGPTLAMATVGVALTLGAGWVAARVLKLTPNFGLLAGGAVGICGASAALAISSVLPPTPERERDTMLTVVGVTALSTVAMILYPMLAAAIGLSEHQAGILMGATIHDVAQVVGAGYGIGKEAGDTATIVKLFRVALLLPVVLLISLIFRAQLAAGPRTSRPPLLPTFLIGFVLLVAVNSTGLVPRVVTGTLSDASRWCLVAAIAALGAKTALGDLVKVGPKPVLTILAATLLLLAFTLTVLLLSGG
- a CDS encoding TonB-dependent receptor, with protein sequence MTSRQLLVSSLSLLAVCAATSVHAQTPPATAEAADGNDIIVTARLTRERLQDVPISVTSVNAEELSKQGINSFRDIASKVAGFSFETLQPLIPQSSIRGQVNLRTDSPVTNVAYYLDGIYLQRAYLVDQKLIDVSRIEVIKGPQSALYGRNSFAGAINMTTREPSLDAIEASVSGTVGNYDRYEARGRISVPLMAGRLAVSVAGGFTKFDGSWANAHPLANSDTASTKGRIGGYDNWAVQGQVKWKLTDTLTFTGLWIHTQRDEETLAGYSVGTSTLLSPFNTLNASPRPGLTPPFTVQNRLFVGEFPATPIVAAGDTTRPAGLLTDPRAFGVRGPTDLASAKLEWAPDSGPFSAVAYQFGYSRAKVFGRGSPQPNPLSPVIVALPPAFIPVNFGTIFDESGTDSSFKGFSHDLKFTLAGNDWWNGFFGVNYSRTRDIASNATSFAPANTMIEPNPALLFPVGPGLPFPSNLFQRTGYLQRDENILSGYFFLKVRPADDFEATFEGRYTNEDQKALDLLTREPTNAAVQALLPPRFAQTISYFTPRVTLTYKFSSNNNIYASVARGVKAGGLNGNTPFAGQRAYGSEKNWTYEIGTKNSFMDGALTLNLAAFHTDWSNLQTSVVRLAANGTAPSFFAIVPSTVGNIGGVSIWGVEGDLSWRVAEPLRLFASASYNRSRYKDGSFSQRFGASGNCDGTVCATQTVAGQPTAVLSVSGNQLERVPDFNAVGGFSLDTSVGDGVGLFLRGDVTYKSKQYMDEANLSFVPGRTLFNASAGFTAGGFDVTFWMKNIGDKKYVSTALFLIGTNGALSASYVPVLGERRTFGVTGGFKF
- a CDS encoding PAP/fibrillin family protein, which produces MPEISALKVELAELGARTEVGFDAGGADVERIKALAAALEGLNPTAEPSRAVALLRGRWKLLYSSFGLQRDTTLARLSFNVLPKSPIRVKELFQEIDPATGLYDNVVTFDGEDGFPGESVTLGEYAVVDDHRLDVRFTEALVLGPGAPVRLPLDNARIPPLYSDVTFLDDGFRLNRGSFGNLYVLERLDPAPLRWARDG